From Fulvivirga lutea:
GTTTGTTGCCGTATACGAGAGCTACCCCTATCAGATTAGCATTTACAATAAAATACACAAGCCACAGGTAAGTATGCCTGAGATCGGGAATGTTGGCTGTTTCACTATAATGTAAAAAGTAGAATACAGCAGTACCACTAATTGTGCTTGCAAGCAAGCTAATTTTTAGCTTATTAACGAGTGTCACGAGTGAGTTGAGTGGTAATTGCATGCCTGGTTTAAATTAGTCATAATTCTTATGACTGTGAAGCCTGGCATGCTGGGTTGTTATTAAGAGTTAGTCGATAGCCTTTACAGTTCTACCATAGTAAGTGTCTGAACTAATTGATTTTGCAGCACTACGGTAAGCAGATTTCACATCTTCGTCAGAATTTCTTACCTGACTTGCTAAAGATTGCAAAGCTTCAGAAGCGTAATAATCACTATCTATACTTTCACAGGCTCTTATCAATTCAATGAGTGCTGCTTTATCATAGCGAGTGTTTTTTGCACCGTCTTTTATCACCTCGCAGGCATAATTGGAAGAACCCATATTGCTAATTGTGTTGGCCACTTCTTTTATCGCTTCGAGAGTAAGCTCTTGTTTCTTAAGCATGTTAGAGAGTACGGCTGCCTTGTAATAATCTGAACTCATGTGTTCGTCTAGTAACTCGGCTACAGTTTTGGCAGTTATACCTTTTATTTTGTTATTCAACATTTCTTCAAATACTTCAGCCATGTAGTAATCCGAATTAATGTTGCCAATTGCATTTACAATGGAGTTGAAAGATTTGTCAGATAAACCTCTTGTTTTCATTGCTTTACTCAACACCTGGGCCTGATAATAGTCAGAACCGATGTCATCAGTAGAAGCTATGATTAAGCTGATTCGGTAGTCGTTAAGATCACGCATATCAAGTGCTTCTTCTAATACCGTAGCATGATAATAGTCTGAGCCTATATTTTTAGAAGCCTCTACAATCTTGGCCAGAATTTCATCTGTTAGTTCTACCTCTTTTATAGCTCCTGTGTAAATAGTAGAGGCATAATAGTCGCTATCTATTCTTGAAGCAGCTTCAAAATAGGCAAAACTCAATTCTTTGTCTTTGATAAACCTATCGGCAACATCCTTCAATAAAGAAGACTTATAATAATCGGAGGAAATTTCTTTGCAGAGCTCAACAAGGCTGTTCTTCAGCTGGTCTTTGGTGAGATCCTTTTTACTTAGGAGGATTTTTCCATATACGTTTTGAACGTGATTGCCATCAAGCCTAGAAATTTCATTCATTACGGCTCTTACGCCACCTTGATTGAAATAGCGATTTATCCTATCCTCAGCGGCAATTGGGCTTGATCTAACAATATCAGGTAGAATTTCAGCTAACCAGTTTTTACCATCTGGTTCGAACGCTACGCGTTGTCTACCTTCGTAATATTCCTTAACCAGCTTTCCTTCCTTTTTTTCGATAACAATGGCGCGCTTACTTCCAAAGGTTGTTTTGCTGATTTCCAAATAGCCACCTGCCGAGATGTCTGTCACATCGGTGTCATTACTATTTACTTTAATTTCGCCCCTATATTCGAGTTCGAAACTTTTTAAGCCGCTAAATGACACAGACTTAGAGTGGTACTTTCCACTCTTAGCATCTGCATCATATTTTTCGGACTCATGAATTGTTAATTGCCCATAACTCTGGTTGACCGCCAGAATTAAAACAAGACCTATTAATTTGAGTTTTTGACCTATTGTATTCATGTTGTTATTGTTGTTTTCTCTTATTACGAAACAATTATCTCACTATGTTTCTACACTTTATAATTAGATGTATTGAATTGTAGAATTAATGTAGTGAATTGTAGCTGACTTACCGATAAAATAAAAAACCTAACCCATTGCACGCATTTGCGTCATAAATCAACATGAAAATTCTAATGTATTACTGTGCAATTCTGCCATTATTAATAGTAAGTGGATGTGAAAGTCCGGCACAAAAATTAAGTCCAGAAGAATATGCAGAAGATGTCGAATATTTGAAATTGAATTTGGAGAAATATCATGCTGGTTTATACCTGCATCAATCCAAAGAAGAATTTAATACTATTTGTAATCGAATAGTTTCAAATTATAGTGATGGAAGTTATGTAGAACTAGTACAGAATATTACAGCTCTTACAGCAGCTGTTAAGTGTGGGCATACAAGAATGAGAATGCCGCCAGCCATTTCTGATTCGATTTTTTCTACGTTTCGATACTTACCGTTTAATGTAAAATACTTGGGTGATCGGTTATTTATTTCCAAAAGTTTAATGGATGGCATAAACAGAGGTGATGAAATAATCTCAATTAATGGAAAGTCAATTTCAGAAATAAACAACCTAATTTTTCCTCATGTCGCAACAGATGGTAATAACCTAACAGGCAAGTTCAGGTCTACAGAAGCTCTTTTCCGATATCGATACCCTTTGTATGTGGAGCCAACAGTGACACATTACGAAGTTTTATTAATTGATGGCAATGGAAATGAAATAAAGAAGGAGTTTCCAGGGTTCTCTATGGAAGAAGTGGCCACGCTATTTGAAAGCAATAGCAATGAGCCTGAACTGTCATTAAATAATCATGAAGCATATAGCATATTAAGAATTTCAACCTTTGGTAGCAGTGAGCTGAATTCTGCCGGTTATGACTATTACGATTTCTTGGATGAAACATTTAAGAAGATTCAATCGCATAATGTTGAGAATTTGATATTAGACCTTCGCGATAATGGAGGTGGAGATGATAACTATGGCGCTACGTTAGTTTCTTATTTAATGGATAAAGATTTCAAATACTTTGAATCGATTACAGTCACAAAAGATTATAGCAGTTATGGAAGAATAGTTAACCGTGACGGTAAACGTTACATGACTTCACATAAAGGACTTTCAATTTGGCAGCCCAATAAAAATGCTTTCAATGGAAAATTATATGTGCTCATAAATGGCAATAGTTTTTCAACCTGCGCAGATGTTGTCTCTGTTTTACACTACAATGGTCGAGGAGTATTAATAGGAGAGGAAACAGGTGGCGGTTATAATGGCAATACAAGTGGTAGTACGGACAGAATAACATTACCCAATTCCAAGATAGAAGTAGCCATACCTATGTGGTGTTATAAAACAGCTAATGGCTATGATACTTCTCAACATCGTGGAGCTATACCACATAAAAAAGTTATCCCTTCCAGAGAACAGTTCATGGAAGGGATTGATGCTGAGTTGAGTGTAGCTCAAGAATTAATCAACAATAATTAAGGTAAGCTAGCTTGAAAATCTGCATATCCTGAATTTGCCAGTAAATCTGTATCACACGAAAGAGCTTGTGCCTTGGCAACAATATCCGCTATACGAGTATCAGGGCTTGGATGTGTACTTAAGAATTCAGGTGTACCACCAGTTTGTCCTGAATCTTCCAGCTTTTGGAAGAAGTTCTTCACACCATCACAAGCATAAATGGTATTAGCATTGTATTCTACGGCTCTTGCATCTGATTCAGATTCGAATTCTCTGCTGAAACTTAGCCCAGCCACAGAACCTGCTATTTGACCAGCAATTGTCGCCAACTGACTTGCATTTTCTCCTAAAATGATGCTTAGTAAAATTTGCACCCCATATTGCTTTTGTAAATTTCTACTGGTATGTCTTAGGTCTGCATGTGCAATTTCGTGACCAATAACGCCTGCAAGATCATCGGCATTATCAAGGTATTTTATTAGGCCTGTATATACGTAAATGTAGCCTCCAGGTGTAGCAAAGGCATTTAATACATCACCTTCCAGTAGAGTTACATCCCAAACAAATTCTTCTCTATAAGCAACATCGCCCTTATCCAAAATCTCATTAACCATGGCGTCCAGATAGCTATAAGCTTCAGGATAATCAGCCCGAGCCATCTTAACGTATTGCGGGTCATTATTAATTTGTTCCGCTACCTGTGCTCCTAAATCAATATCATTTTGCACTGAAAACAAGACCAGATTATTATTTTCATCGCAGGCACTGAAAAGTATCATGCCGAACAGAACTATAGCACTAAGTGAGTATCGTAATATCTTCATCATAACATCAAATTTAATTCATTTTCAAAGGTATTGAAAGCACTAAACAAATATTGATCCAACATGAGGGTTTTTATTGTTAGTAATTAATAGTATTTCTTAATGAGCATACTATTTTTGCAGCATGGCAGAGCAAATACTTATCCTTGATTTTGGCTCACAATATACCCAACTGATCGCTCGTAGGGTTAGAGAGCTTAATGTTTACTGCGAAATTCATCCATATAATAATATTCCTGAATTAACAGATGATGTTAAGGGAGTCATTCTATCTGGTAGTCCGTGTTCTGTTAGACAGGACGATGCACCTGATGTAGACCTTACATTATTCAAAAATAAAGTTCCTCTGTTAGGTGTTTGCTACGGAGCGCAACTAATGGCTCAAAAGGGTGGCGGAAAGGTTTTGCCTTCCAAAATCAGAGAGTACGGTCGTGCTAAATTAGCCAAGCTGGACCAGCACAATGAGCTAATGAAGGAAATTGCCATTGATTCTGTTGTGTGGATGTCGCACAGCGATACCATTGCAGAGCTTCCTGAAAACTTTAAAGTTATTGCCAGCACACCTTCTGTAGAAGTAGCTGCTTTTAAGGTTGAAGGAGAAGAAACTTATGGTATTCAGTTTCACCCGGAAGTAACACACTCAGCACAAGGGAAAGAGCTATTACGAAATTTTGTTGTTCATATTGCTGGTTGTGCACAAGATTGGACTCCGGACATTTTTGTGGAATCTACAGTGGA
This genomic window contains:
- a CDS encoding M48 family metalloprotease, with the translated sequence MMKILRYSLSAIVLFGMILFSACDENNNLVLFSVQNDIDLGAQVAEQINNDPQYVKMARADYPEAYSYLDAMVNEILDKGDVAYREEFVWDVTLLEGDVLNAFATPGGYIYVYTGLIKYLDNADDLAGVIGHEIAHADLRHTSRNLQKQYGVQILLSIILGENASQLATIAGQIAGSVAGLSFSREFESESDARAVEYNANTIYACDGVKNFFQKLEDSGQTGGTPEFLSTHPSPDTRIADIVAKAQALSCDTDLLANSGYADFQASLP
- a CDS encoding S41 family peptidase, yielding MKILMYYCAILPLLIVSGCESPAQKLSPEEYAEDVEYLKLNLEKYHAGLYLHQSKEEFNTICNRIVSNYSDGSYVELVQNITALTAAVKCGHTRMRMPPAISDSIFSTFRYLPFNVKYLGDRLFISKSLMDGINRGDEIISINGKSISEINNLIFPHVATDGNNLTGKFRSTEALFRYRYPLYVEPTVTHYEVLLIDGNGNEIKKEFPGFSMEEVATLFESNSNEPELSLNNHEAYSILRISTFGSSELNSAGYDYYDFLDETFKKIQSHNVENLILDLRDNGGGDDNYGATLVSYLMDKDFKYFESITVTKDYSSYGRIVNRDGKRYMTSHKGLSIWQPNKNAFNGKLYVLINGNSFSTCADVVSVLHYNGRGVLIGEETGGGYNGNTSGSTDRITLPNSKIEVAIPMWCYKTANGYDTSQHRGAIPHKKVIPSREQFMEGIDAELSVAQELINNN